CAGCGAATCTGGCCTGTGTGATCCATAGAGTGCTCAGCCCAGTCCACGTTTCCTGGAGTGTTTctggggagctgcaggaacaGGGGCTGATGCGCTCACTGAAAGCAAAGGATGGATTTTTAACGCTTGTAAATCACATCAGCGTCCCCGTGGACACCTGGACCAGTGGAAAGAATTTCACCTGTGAAGTCAAATTCAACTCTTCTGGAAACAGTGTAAAGAAAAGTACCAGGTATCCCGCAGGTGAGTGATATTATATTTGAGGGTAATGGAAACTCACATGTAAAATATGGATGTGACCATGCTGAGAGCTGCTTCTATGTGATTTTCCATTAGAGAAATTTGAAATATTCCATGTCTTAATTAGAATTTCTCCAGAGAATTTGGGGTCAGGTGATTTGAGATGTTATAGGGACCACAAGATAACGTAGCTCTGATTTCTAGGGCAGGTTCCTCCCAGACTGTCCAGAAAGGGGAATTCAGAGGTATTTGAGAAGAGAGATATTTTCCAGTGAGATATGCAAAGTGATGGAGAGATAATGAGGTGAGGAGAGACCTAGAGGGAGGATTTTGTAgatggcaggaggtgcagagaagAATCTGATTACAGGAAAAATTATTGGCCTAATGAAAAGGGAACAACAGAGAGGGTGAAAGGTGCTGAAGGGCCTGTAGCCTCACTCTTTAGAGCGTAAAGTGGGGAACAGGAGCACAGAAAATGTCTAATTCTTACTAGTGCACCCgtcaatctcaaagcactttacagaggaggtcagtATCACTAACCTCATtctatagatggggaaactgaggcacagagagtagcTGCAATGTACCCATGCTCACCTAGCAGACCAATGGTAGAGCTGGGAGCAGaccccaggtttcctgagtccctgTCCTCTACCCATTAGGCCACACTGATTCTTGGAAGGGTGTAGGCAGGACTGCTGAAGGAAGCCTTTCTTTTATCCACCTCCACAGCCCACGCCAGTAGTTGCCTACCTTCTATTGTGTCCCTGGCGGTGCTGAGTGCCCTGATACTGTTGATGGTGTCTCTGAGTCTCATCTGGACCTTCTGCCGTTCCACGCTAGGTAATAAACACTGCCCATCCCCAACTTTATCCTGCAGGGAGTGAtcccactccatccctcctcctggGGACCACGAGTGTTATCCCATGTGTTACATGGATACACTGCACATCTCATGAACACCAAGACTGAGCTTAGAATGTGACTTTCCTGTGTCGGGAGAACGGCTTTGTTCTCCGTGACAAAGGGAGCGATGTAGAAAGGCTTCTGCTGCCCATGGCCCAGGCACCTTGTCTATACCTCACAAAGAGCACTAGCCTTTCTGATGAGCCTCTCTCCATGTGCCGTGCAGGGTGGTGCCCTGTACACCCACAGCTCGGCTGCACCATTAGTCAACGAACTACAGCTGGGGGAGCAACCATGGAAGAGGAACTTTTACcattgtctctgtctgtctgttccaGGATTCCCGCCCAGGATCTCAGCGCCTCCAGCTTCACAGGAGAACCAGGTACGTCATGTTACAAACCATCTCTGTCTAAATCAATGTGTCTGTCTCAGGCATTTCTAATGGGTCCTTCCCCTTAGTGCATTAGGGGCCTACAGGTGTTATTTCCATCTTGGGTACTGTCAAAGTTAgattcaggactcacaatttgttagaccactctgtttattagcacagcgctctgctaataaatccagataatgtgagcaccatacAAGACCCACGCTACCTtattttatacagataaaaagggCGCGAACTTAACAagaggacaaagaaagcagaACTGACAAATTTACATGAGGCTAGACATACATAGTTAATTTCCTTCCTAACTTTTATCAGTCTCCAGTTAATGTTccaccattagcttaagtggactCATTGTTTGtgccttaatgtttcttttactgacgcctgtatttcaacattccttatttctgcttaaaggtacatccagcatttctttaatccattttatttttacaatataattcattctactttcacagtacCAACAGACTTGGccattcagcaaatcacttaccTGCTCCGTGCGTTTCCCCCACATGTACAAAAAAAGATAACAAAACCTAATTAACATGGATACTAGGAGGTTTCATTTATTATTCTGTCAGACTGTACACTCTTTCAGGGCAGTTTGTCTTCGCTTTGGCCCAGATTGTCAAAAGTATTTCGGTGCCTCCCTCCCATAGTTGGGCACCTACATACTTTGCAAATCTGAGCTTTTGTGTCTTATACAGTGCAGGgcatattgctggcacttaacGAATAAATAACAGTAATTGATAGTACTGGAAAAGAATATTAAGATGCTCGACTGAAAAGTGCttgagacctgatccaaagctaacGGAAATGAACCGGAGAGTTTTCGTTATTTCCGTGAGCTGCGCGTCAGCCCCGAGGAGAGCAAAATGTTAGAGCAAAATGTTATCACTGAGTTCTTAAAGTCACATGGCACTGTCCATTTTCATAAGACACACCATTTATAGGAAAAGCGGGAGAATAAGAGACGGGAGGGAATTTTTAAGGTCCATGGATGCTAAACTCACTTGCATCTTCCGTTCTGTCTCAGCTTGTATCATTTCATTTTACAAGGAGGTGGCTAATTTTATTCACTGTCGCCAAACAGGGTGGAATCTTATACGCTCATCTGGATTTTGATTCGCGGAATCGTGATGGGCGCAAGATGCAGCGACCGGCCAGAGGGAAGCGTGTAAAACTGTAAACTGTCTAGTGCAGGGGAATCCACATGTGGGAACTAACTGTTCCCCGCTGATCTCAATGAGATTAGTCAGCCTGTAATAAGGCTCTTTCTGACTGCatcttttttctctcctcttctctgtTTAAAGTATAAATGTCAGAAAATTCCCCAAAGAATTAGCCCTGATAGGTGCTAAGGGCATCATTATACAGGTGACTTTTCAGTTGATTTGCATATTTTgaagaactggttggaaaatggctgtttttcccctcatggaacattttgataaaagcaaaaatttttttcatttttcctgaaattttcAGTAGCAAATGTTTTTTGAAGGATTTTTTTCACTGTTTGGCAACCAAACCCCATAACACATTTTCAGCTACAAACCAAACTGTGATTTTATTTCTGGCTTTTCAATCTTCAGAGCCCAAAAAATCAAAGATTTGGATTTTGTCATAAACCCAATTTtcccttgggggaggggaaattttAGATGGAAAGTTTTCAACCAGGGCTGATATTTAGTAACAAATCCCTCACCCCCCTGGGGGGGCAGAGTTGACTCCCTCAGATTCATCGACTAATAAATGTGAAGGTCAGAAGGAACTATCATGACCTCCTAAGTCATAGACCAGAGAACCTCAAGGCcacaacttctgtttgagctgtgGTGTAGCTTTTAGAGAGACACCCAATCTGAACATAAAGCCTGCAGAATTCACCACATCCCTTGACAAGAGCACCCACTGCAGTTTTGCAATGACATGTGATGCATCGTGCATGTCAGCTGAGATTATGAATGGTAAAGAGGGATCTAGAAAGAGACAGTAGGTCAGGCTCTCTGTCTGAGCGCTGGGGCTGCTACTCCACTGATTCCTGCTTTTCTTGAAGGACCAGATCCTTAGAAGCCCACAGGCCGTGCCATGTAATAATAACAGGTAATCAATAAGAGAGACTCTCCCTAGCCACTGAGGCTGCACATGTGCCCATTTGGATCACAGCCAGCTCTTTTCAAATTCTCACAACGCTACTAATTAAAACTTCAGTCTCGTCACTAAAGCGTCCGTTGCCTTTTTCAGCTGGTGAGATGCTGCAGCTCAGCTTATTGTGTCTGAGAGGGGACTTTGCAAATCCCGCAGGCCAGGTTCTGCTCTCACTTGTGCCCGTGTAAATCTGTGGCCATCCATGGAGTTGTGCCACCTTCACAACGGTGTCTCAGGAGGAGGCATCAGAATCCGGCCCTGTACATTTCATTTACTATCTGGACTAAACTTGCTGCAAGGCACAAGTGCCAATACAAAAATGAATGAAGAAGGGCCTCAGCCTGGGCTTATTTTGCCCAcgaggcagcaggagggggccCTCTGTCTGATGAGACTTAAAACTGGGGTCTTGAACAGCTTCACTTCCCATcctgagctgcagggcagggTTGCTGTGGGGCTGTTAACCAGCTACCACCTTCCAAGCCGTTTTGCTGATGGCCAACAGAATTCCTACATACTGTTAAAAGGCCTGGTCCTGTAGGGTGCTGAGGCCCCTGCTGTGATGTGCTGAGGGCAAACATAGGTGAGGATGCTTACCAGCTTGCAGGACCACAGCCTGAGTCCTGAGTGCTTCGGAATCCCGAAAGCACTGACAATTGGAGGTTAGTGTTGCGGGAGGGTTATGACTGGTCCTTTCTGTAGGCGAGGCCATGCTGGGGAGACACTGacccacatcctcaaaggtatttaagctcctAACTTCCTTTGACATCAATGGGCGTTAGGTACCTACAGACCTTTTAGGATCTGGGCCACTGGGCTTATCTAGCTTTATGATTTCTATGGTCTTCTCTGCACTACAACATGAGCCTCTTACAATGAGTCTGGGGGGCCTGATTGCACCAAGCCCTTTTACCAGTGCTTAATTGTTCCCAGGGCTGAGCCGTGTCTCCTCTAGGCCTGGCAGTGCATCGTCCTGGCATCTCTGAGCTCTCTACATCAGGTCTGAATGTAAAAAAAGACTTTGAGTCCCGGCACCAAATTGCTAgatccctggcacctctttcattgcaAATGAAGCTCTGCCCTTTACGCTGCTCTGGTGGTGTCGAGGGGCCCGTAAGTGGGCATAACTCATTCACTGCCAGAACTGTGTAACGGGACCCAAATGTAACGGAGACTAATCATACGAGATAGAGACCAGCCTGCTGTCCTGACTCAGGGAAAACTCCTGCTCATGCTGAATTTTGCCAGAATGTAGGATTTTGCCCCACAATCTCACTGTCCAGGTCTGTTTTTGAAGGCTTGATCGAAAGCACAGCCAGCCAAGGAATGACCCTAAAGGAACTGCGGGTTTAATATCAGAAGCAGAATACAGTATCACAGAGATGTTATCATTATCACAGGCAGCAGCCGCTAAACAACCCTGCCTGCTTTAAGCCAGCGGCAGGTTTGGTGTGCGTACAGAGGATGTAcagcccaggggaggggggtcctgcggggccaggctgggctgcaAGAGCCAGGGCTGAAAGGTCACCTAGGCCGGGACGTCTGTGCCACAGAGTGTGCAGCACCCACCTTTCGAcgagttttgttttgttcaaagAGCGAGGTCCATTTCATGGGAAATGCGCTGTTGCTCTTACAGTGGGGTGAGGTAGGAAACCGCATAGACGCAGGCAGTGAGCTCAGCCAGCTTGTTTAcagctttgaaaaacaaaatatatataactCGTATCTAAAAATATAACCAAGATACATTCACACCACCAACCCTACTGCCGCCAGTCCATGCAGTAGGCCTCCTCATTGCCGCAAAGTTCCTCTATGCCACTCTGGTGGCACAAAGGAAACTGAAATGAGCATATATATAACTAACCAGcattttaaggcccctttacatggTCCGAGTGATGCAAAAGGACCTTGGTGTAAATGACAATCAACCCCTACACATTTAACCACGGCCCAGCATGGATATcttgcatggggggaggggcaaaccTTCGCCCACCCGCCCCCAGCCATGTTTTACagcaagcaggaattaattcaggggcGTCCCTCCTGGCATAATGATCTTTGAATCAACGTTCTAACTTGGTTCCTTAAGCTCATTGTGGAAAGCTCAGCACAATCTTATAACCGTGCCAGTGAGAATATTTTCTGCACTTATAGCTGATTGATCAGCTATGGTGACAGGTATAAGCTACAGTTTTCACGTGTGGATTGACCACGCACCGAGCCAGATCTCCAGCGGCTGTCAACTGGTGGAGTGAGGCCAGGATCTGACCCTCCGTCATCCATCAGAATGTCTGTTGTGAAAGGCGCTATATGGTAAAGAAGTGGATTGTCCTGTCCATGTCAGTGATTCAACGTGCGTGAGGAGAGGCCTCTCCAAGTGCCATATGGCTGTGCTAGCTGTTAAGCTTGTCATTTGGCAAGGCCCTACGTAGGGAAAGTTACAGGGGGTTACCAGTGTTGGAGGTGAGGAATGCTGCAGTCAAAATGGACCAGGCTGTGACTCTGAGCAGCAAGGTCACAGGGTGACTTCCTGAGGGGCCGACTAATTAAAGAAACAGCAGATCAGCTATCCAGGACAATTTCTGCAATGTGTGAGCAGCCTGTGCCCCTCTCCGATGCAGGAGGTCAGGTCAGTAGTGGACCTAGAAGTGAAAACCAGGCAGAGGCTCTGCTGCAACTGCTGGCAACGTTCTGAGCTGTGAATGTGAAAACGCACAGCCGTCAGATGCCATGTGTCAGAGGCCACTGCACAGCCCAGCTGCAGACCTTGCATTGGCAATGACTGCTTCAGAACAGAGTCCAGACACGCACTGTGACTGCTGCACAGTCATTCTGCATATGACCAGCACACGCAGTAAGTGCTCTCGGACGGCCGCTCCCGTCCCCACGGGTAATAGGCAGGGGCTGCATCCATGCTGAGCAGGAGACAGGCAGACCCCGGAGCAGAATTCAGTATGTAGAGGAGCTCCAGCTATGAATGTCACCTGTGTGTGTGATGCCCAAACAGACTGGTCCAGGGGATACTTGCCCCCATGCATGATCTGCCAACTAACTGCAAGGAAAATGGAGCTAAAGGGCCAGACCTCCTGCTGGTGTAAATTCTCagtgctccattgacttccatagggctatgctgatttacgccagctggggatctggccccttgACGCCAATGGAATGATGGCCATATGCACCAGCTGGGAATTTGGTCCCTTGACTACAGTGGAGCGGCACCGATTTTCACCAACTGGGGAtctagccccattgatttcagtggagcaatgccaatttacatttgctgggggtctggcccattgactccaaaggaGCTCTGgctgattttcaccagctaaGGGTCCGTTCCAGTCTCTATTCCTGACCAAGTACATTAGTGAAAAACTGCAGCAAACCAAACGTATGTTGCTAGTTGGAAAAGCTACACTCAGAAGCTAAGAGTCTGTGGGTTAAACAAACCACAAATACGTTACAGCCAAAGTCTCAGTAAACAACAAACTTCTGGCTGCTTTGACCTTTCTGACCACTGCTGCTTTCTCATGCTTTGCAGAGAGAGCTCTGCAGCCTGGTTTAGTCTTTTCGATCACTCAGCTGAGAATTTAAATCTTGAGGGGAGGAGAGATTCTGCTATCTATTTTCACAAACGCTGCAGCCCCCCTTAAGAGCACAAATCATATTTGCTCCTTTTATTTTACATAATGTGAAACATGCAATTCCCCAGCCGAAACAAAGACCAAATCCTAACTCAGGGGCTGGCAACCtatcagaagtgctgtgccgagtcttcatttattcactctaatttaaggttttgcgtgtcagtaatacattttaatgtttttagaaggtctctttctagaagtctataatatataactaaactattgttgtatataaagtaaataaggttttttaaatgcttaagaagcttcatttaaaattaaattaaaatacagagccccccagaccagtggccaggacccaggcagtgtgagtgacactgaaaatcagctcgcgtgctgcctttggcacgcatgccataggttgtctacccctgtccTAAGTCAACAGATTTCCCAAAGACACCATCCGACCCTGCTCTTTCTGGCTGGCTCAACCCGGACAAACGCCGCCAGCTTCTAGTCTCAAGAAAATGTTCCCATAAACCTGTCAAGAGGAAATGGAGTTAAAAATTAACTTGAATTTAGCGTTGGGCCTGAACTCAAACCTTAGATCTGAATTTTTGTGAGCAGTTAATTGAGGAAGTTCTGATTTAGATCCTGGCTTGTGTGATACTGCCTTCACCTGAGTGGGTTGTCGGCAGCAAGAATCAAACCTCGGGACCTCTGGCATTAAAAGCAGGAGCTGAAAGATAGTTTTATTGCTGAAAGGTGGAGTAGGGCCATCAACCTCTATATGTGGCCCAACCCCCACTAGAGGGTGGAAGAGCACACTTACGTGTagtccagtgattctcaaacttctgtactggtgacccctttcatacagcaagcctctgagtgagagcCCCCTCtcatcaattaaaaacacttgttaatagatttaacaccattataaatgctggaagcaaagcggggtttgggatggaggctgagagCTCACGACCCGCCATGTAAGAGCCTcacaacctcctgaggggtcctgacccctagtctgagaacccctgcagtaGTCGGACCCATTTCTACATACAGTATTGTATTATCTAAATTAGGATGTCCTTTAACTGGACCAGTGTAGCATCGTGATAGAGAATGCAACGTCAGGTGCTGACATGGGACAGTTTTAGCAACACTTCTGCTTACTGGGCAtgcagttagaatcatagaatatcagggttggaagggacctcaggaggtatctagtccaaccccctgctcaaagcaggaccaatccccaacgaaatcatcccagacagggctttgtcaagcctgaccttaaagacctctaaagaaggagattccaccacctccctagggaacccattccagtgcttcaccaccctctcagtgaaaaactttttcctaatatccaacctaaacctctcccactgcaacttgagaccattactcaagTTAGCTAGAGAGGCCAATTCTAAATCCCAGTGATGTAACACAGACAAAGATATAAAGAATAAGAAGAAAGACAAAGGGCCGAGAATAGCATTTTTGTTCAGTCTGGTGTTTCATTTCGTGACAAGTCTTTCCAGAATGTTTCTCTCCCCCAACAGCTTCTTCTCCTGGGGCCTGTTTCACCATCATCCTGCAGCTTGTGCTGTCAGAGTGTGTGAAAACTCTTTGATTGCGCTCACTTTGCACTGGGATATCTGATTGCaccaggggcagggcaactgTACATCGGATCCTTACTGGGGAAAGCTGGTCAGTTGGTGCAAGAGGCCTGTCCTCCAGCTGTCCGAGCTGAGAAGCCTGGGCTGTATTATATTCCCCTCTACTCCaaggctgagtccagtctaggttTAAATATTCGCACTTCCCAGGACAGCCCATAAAACGGATTAGCATTCGATAGGAGTTCAGCGTTCCCTCACTGAAAGGGGCCCATATGAACTGATAGGTGACTTCCAGTCAGGGAATAGGTAGATGGCAAGGACAGGCAGCCACATAGGGGAATTGTGAGAAGACATTGGAGGACTAGGGGCCCTCAGGAATTGAGTCGCAGCCCTAGCCTGTGTCCACACTACGGAGCGGTCATGTTAGCAGATGACAGAATTGTGCTCAGTCAGGCATTAGCCCGTACCCCCAACTGGGCCAGCCAGTGCATCTCACTAGCACCGCCACACATGAGAAAGGGTTCTCTGTGTGTGGACGGGGGTTGAGTTAACAATCAATTTATAACACAAGtgaactttgcagtgaagacaggcATGGCGGGGTGCACTACCCATTGAAGGAACTGTCTGGAGAGGACTGCTGAAGTCAGGCTGGATACAACAAGGATCCCCCTACCTTACCTTGCCCCGGGGGTGGGCTatttaaacaggaaatggaaacTGAGCAGGAAGGTGGGAACAAGAAGTTATGCAAGATGTGGCTTCTCTTAGCTCCTGGGGACTAGCCTGGATGGGCCCAGCGACTTCATTTGCTGACTCCTATGTTTAGAAGCGGTGAACCAAGGCCTTGTGAAATGTGTTAAGGCTGTGCCTTCCCTGACACCTTCTTAAAGAGGGCGTGTTTGTTTTGGCTTCCCCTAGCTTGGATCCTTTACAACAAGGCTGAGACTTTGCAGCACAGATTTAAAATTAATCTAATCCCAGTCATTATGCTTAAGGCTACTATTATGTCACGGAATCCATGATTTCCAGAGACCTTCGTGAGTGACATTTTCTGCCCCGGGGCTGGAGCGGTCAGCGGGTCCTAGCCAGTGGACAGCAGGGGGACCCCGGAGCTCCCAGTCGCCATGGGCAGTGGGACTCTGCAGTGGACCAGCTGTCACAGACGGGAAGGggaccccacagctgcccagccatgGTGGGCAGCCAGGGGACCCTGCAGCATCTCAGATGCAGTGGGTGGCAGGGGTTCCAGAGGCTGCAGGTGctggcccctcctccctccccatttttgagggatatttttagtaaaaatcacggacaggtcacaggcttccgtgaatttactaaaaatatctgcgACCAAATCTGAGCCTTAATTACGATGAGATTATCTCAATTAACGTGAAGGGAAGATGTGTGGCCAAATCCCAGCCATGCTTTTGAAGCAACCATTGATAAAACTCAAGGTCACAATGATATGCGACACATATAGCTCCTATGCCAGTACTTCTGTGGCTTTGCATGCACATGCTGTATATGACACACCACCACATGGCAAACCCATGGGCATTGCTAATGGTATAGCAGGAGGTAGTGGTGAAGGTTGGTTGGCTGAGTTCCCAGCACTGGTtcaagaatgaaagaaaaagaggctAGTTTACAggcagggccagatccccagccggTGTGAACTGAGAGCAGTGGAGCTATGACAGCTTCTACCGGCTGGGTATCTAACCATCCCATTTTtgaaccagtttaactaaatcagggGGAAAGAATTGTGTTAAATCTATGCAAGCCCCCGTGTGTACCCAGTTACAAATGGTGTTTATTGGCATTGCTTGTACAGGAACAATATAACTAACCCAAATACCTTTTAATTAGCTGCAAAGCCGTGTCCCTACAAGGGGCTTACACTAACGTAACTCACTTGGTTTTGCTCGATCGGTGCAGAGATTGATCTTAGACAAGCCCTGGGAACCAGGAAGATCCAGCTCATCCCATTTGGATCAGCAGTCAATTTGCCAGTTCAGATCCCCCTGTACCAGGTAGGTCAGGATTTTTCACTCTTCTCTCTCGCTGGTCGCTCCTTTGTGCTCTGGCCACGCTGCCTCGACTCATAATCCAGCTGACAGTATACGATCCCATCCTGAATGGTGACAGTTAGTAAAATTAACCCCCCTCCTGTATTGTTATCAACTGTGGCAGGACTGAGCATCAAAGTGAGCTTGCCCTCCCCAGGCCTTACTAAAATTTCCTTCTTCCACCTCTGTCTTCCCTATCGATGGTGTTTTGTCTAACTGAAACCGTCCCTGGAGTCTGACTTTAAGAAGTTGGTTAGTGACAATTTTTGCTCTTACAGGgcctttcctttgcaaatttcaaggagctttaaaatattatttctctctctttatggTCCTTATCTCCTCCCCCATTAttctagtatctgagcaccttgatTATTAATGTCTTTATTCCTGCCCCCATGTGGGGCAGggttattttccccattttacaaaggggAACTGAGCCACAccgaggctaagtgacttgcccaatgtcacatgGGAAATCTGTAGCAGAATTGACACCGactgggtctcccaagtcccaggttagtaccctaaccattggaccatctttcctctctctgTTAAGGGCTAATAATCTGCTCATACCATGAGACAGActctgccctgaagatcttacaacTGGAACCAATGAATGAAACCTCCCAGaattctcctgcttctccctattttgcatatggggaaactgaggcatggagccaTTTGgggacttgcccaacatcacacacaGAGTTGAGATAGAGCCcagttccctcccccacccccgttctGCTACTTTTGCCATTAAACCCTCTTCATGGATCAATCCATCTAGGCCCCTAAGTGAATGGGAGTATTTGAAACGTCTGGGACAGACAACGACAGAGAAAGTTGGTAAAGCGCCGTACCTGGTGCTCTTCTGGGGCTGGCGGTGCTGAGCTGCAGGCCTGGAACCCTGACACAAACAGAGACATTTGTAAGGTCCTGTTCCATTGGCATTTCCCCAAAAGGAGCATATAGACTAATGGGGCCCCTGCACAGTGAGTGGGCATTGCTCCGCCGTGCCCAGCGCAGGGCAAACAGACAGATAGTTGTATTCAGAGATTTAGCACCCACAAACTTGCTAAAATATGGACCAGGAATAACTTGATCAAAAGCATCTAAGGGATCAGGGACCGGATCCTCAAaaagatttagatgcctaattcccattgggaCCTATGtcctttaggtgcttttgaaaacgttGCCCTGGGGAAAGCTggtctcattgaaagtcactgGTACTTGGGCAGGTCTACTCTACAGACTACAGTCCGGCAGGGGTACAAAGAGGAGTAAGGCCTGCCTGACGCAGCTGTGCTGGCAGATGACCCAGTGTAGACTCAGTTGTAtcagcaaaactgcacttttgccGGTGTAGGTTTTCTCGCGTGGGGGAGCTGGAATAATTGGTCCCGGTAAAAGCACAGCTTTGCTGGTATTAGCTGTGTCCCCACTAGGGACCCTTTGCCATAGGGATGTGACTGCACCAGTAAAGACTTCCAAGTGGAGACCTGGacaaagtctcattgaaagtcagtgctcacaagggctagattttcaaaggtgtttatgCAGCTAGGCGCCTATTGGGATTTCTGAAAGCACCACAGCAGGTGAGGTGCCAAACTCCCATGggtgtcaatgggatttaggtgcctgggTGCTTTTGCAAATCCCACGAGGTGCCTCTCTGTGTCTCTAGGTGCTTAaagacctttgaaaatctggcccccagtcacttttgaaaacgttCCCCTCCACCTACAGCAGCTGGGTCCATTGCCTCCCTTCATCACCAAAATCAAACCTTTTTCCAGAGGCAGGGGAAACAAGTCACAGAGGTAGGGCCTGATTCGGTCTGCCCTGCACCTCGTGCAGTCAGCGGCACTGATCAGAGTCAATCAGGACTGCT
The genomic region above belongs to Gopherus evgoodei ecotype Sinaloan lineage chromosome 24, rGopEvg1_v1.p, whole genome shotgun sequence and contains:
- the LOC115639509 gene encoding immunoglobulin kappa light chain-like, giving the protein MKMIFAKYLILSSLVLGVQLFLHQTQRIQFVEVSDTAKIHCSSTENLEGGSSMFWYLRREGEKPICIKRCLDDQNVGKFICKHETHSSTLEISNVQKTDSGIYYCAYRYSSYLIFGNGSTLIVGDSYTNSSWVMLLVPFPHGSQVTGTANLACVIHRVLSPVHVSWSVSGELQEQGLMRSLKAKDGFLTLVNHISVPVDTWTSGKNFTCEVKFNSSGNSVKKSTRYPAAHASSCLPSIVSLAVLSALILLMVSLSLIWTFCRSTLGFPPRISAPPASQENQGGILYAHLDFDSRNRDGRKMQRPARGKRVKL